A window of Hypomesus transpacificus isolate Combined female chromosome 7, fHypTra1, whole genome shotgun sequence genomic DNA:
caaggacacaacgtcatttggcatggcggggaatcgatctggcaaccttctgattactagcccgactccctcaccgcctagccatctgactccccaaccTCGGGAAACTATCTCTCCCTGTAACAGGGTTGGAGTGTGAACCTACAAGACAATATATGTGTAGGAGGAGGGTTGGGCAGCCCTGCCTAGGTCTGATATGTCACCAGAGCAGGGTTTTGTCTGCACTTGCCATAGTGATTCACATCCAGAAGTACAGCGTGTCGACCCCTAACCTTAAGGGAAGGGATGTGAAATGACTCCTGATGTAGACAATCATAGATTTTGCAATGTTTTTTCTGGCTGCGGCCCTGAATCACAAGCCATGACTTGGGTTTGGGGGGTTTTCAGGTCCGGCTCCCTTGGCAGAATACAGAACCAGACCCTAACCAgctatgatgtgtgtgtgtgtgtgacgatgTTTCTTGTGTAACTTCCCTGTTATTTACCAAAAGCATCTGGGCAGGAGCcggtttgctctctctctgtgtgtgtgtgtgtgtgtgtgtgtgtgtgtgtgtgtgtgtgtgtgtgtgtgtgtgtgtgggggaggggggcgggtcTGTGGATGCTTGCGGGTGCCTgcatgtacatttgtgtgtgctgCACTGTATGTGTACCACCAGGGGGAGAATaagttgacctctgaccctgtgtgtctgtaggggACGTCCTGTACGAGCTCCTGCAGCACATCCTGAAACAGAGGAAGCCTCACGTCTCCTACCCCCCCGCCTACTTCCCAGGGAACTCCTTCCACTCACTGACAGAGGGAGCTCTTCAGCAACAGAAACTTGAAGGTAGGTGGGAGATCTTCAGTCAGTCCACACGGCCCCAGTGGACGCGTTCATCTTTGAACAACGTACAgtccagtgttgtgtgtgtgtgtatatactttTCTGTGCGTCTAGTATGTCGAAAGGCGTCACAAAAATAAGTATTATTGTGTATGAAATTGATGATGATTACTATTATTATTGATACTATCATTTACTTCTTAAGCTGTTTTGGTGAGGGTATATTCAGTAGCCTTCTTCCTGGAGAGCTGTAGGACCTGCAGGTTTGTTTGTATCCAACCCCAGATGTTATTAATCTTTTAATCTTATCAAGCAGCTCATTGCTAGAATAAGGAGCCCGGGATTTGGGTAGGAGTGAACCCCTCCAGGGTTCGTGCTCTCCAGGAACCGGGAACTGGGTTGGTCCTGCTGAAGTGAAAATGCTGTTCTGCCCCTCTGTTGGGAGATTCAACTGGTCTAATGTCATCACGACAATTAATGAGGGGATCTGGACGCTGGTTTAGATCATCAaagtgtgtttttttatttaaaaaaataaacggTTCCAGTGTCTCTGGATGTTCTAGAATTCTGGCTAGGTGCCTTCCAGCACATTAATGAATCCAGAGAGACTAACAGGCACCAAATTATTTTCAGAATCATAAAATATGGATTGCGCACGAATCTCAGTGCTTCCCATTAAACGTTTGCATAAAGACTGTATTTCCCGGTACTATGGCTACTTGTTATTCATACTGAGTATTCATAGAGACCTTCCTCTAGCATTATTAAGTAGacctgtatttactgtactgAGATGTAATTGCAGATAGCTACCTACATGCATAAGTATATATGGTTATgtttactgtatatatacagtatgtgtgtatgtatacagtacatacacagatacatgtctgtgtgtgtctgtttgtgtgttgacaCTGTGTGACTGATAGAAGAGAGCCGTGTCTCTCCCCACCAGTGGTACTTTGGACTCTAGTCTGGCCTGAGGGGAGGTGTGCTGTGAGGGAGCAATGcccagaaagagaggggggcagtGAAAGGGTGTGTAGGGCAGAGGGTGTTGACAGACAAACCTGCTCCACCAGGAAACACAGCCTCTGTATTTACTTAAGCGATTGTATGAATGTTCCTTGTCAAAAGCTGGGTTGGTTTATGACAGGGGAAGTGATTGGCTTTGCCATGACCCAAGCACCTATTTACTTCCTTGTTTGTCTTGGTGAGGCTCTGCTTCATGACAAAGTCAGACATGGCCCGTGTCTGTCCATGTGAGGAGTCATTCGCTCTGACGCAGTATATGTCTTCAAATGTTCTGCTGATTACTGTGTGATGGTAAATACAGTCATGCTTAAGGCCTGGAAGGAACTATCTACTGTGTATATCTATCTAACTATCTAAGGAAATATCTACTGTGTTGATATTTCCCAGCCAGTAGAGGGCAGTCTAAGCTTATTGACAAGCTGTTTCTGACATGATGGTAATGTTTATGCATGAGAATGTAGGGACATCTAGTGGTTTGGGGTCAAATTTAGGAGGAAAATAACCCAAACTTACACTATTATACAATAATGACACAGATTCATTAAAATACATTAGATGAATATCTAATGTTCAGCCCTGTATGTACAAACAGTATATATGCCACAATGTGTTTAAATGTGGTCTGCGTTCACAACAAagcattaaaaacattttacaactgtGAGTGATGACTTTGATATAGAACACATTGTTGGGGGGGAGTGGTGCTGTGTGCAGTGGTACAATCCCTAACCCACGAAACGGCAGTGTCGTACTCACGTTCCTAACATACCAGAAAGGCTTAACATTCGCTCTCGTTTCCCGCTCCCCCCAGAAACGGTACGACGGGCCCCGCGCGGCACggagcccctcccccagcacccgCCCACCATCGAGCTCCGACACCGGTCCCGCTCGCCGCTGGCCCCCGCCCTCCGACGCTCGCCTCCGGAGCACGCTCACCAGCGCCCCGCCCCCGaggaccccctccaccccctccaggcGTCCTCCCAGCTTCCCGACAGCAATCACCACCTGCCCGAGgacctctaccccctctccgTGTCTCCGGCCGCCCCCAACGGGCGCTGCGCCACCCCCCGCGAAGCCCCCTGCCCGGGCAGCCCCGGCGCCCAGGACGGCCCCCCGCCCCGGGTCATCCAGCTCATGCCCAGCGCCATCATGCACCCCCTGCTGCTCAGCCCGGGGCGAGGAGGTGGGGCGGGGGACTACCGACATGGGCGAGGCGGGCCCCCTCCCCAGCTTCCGCATGAGAACGGGCGGGAGGGGAAAGGTCTTCCGCACCACCAGATCTCCCTGgtgcaccagcagcagcagcataacCTCGGCCACCAGGAGGAGCTGTTCAGGAACCACCACGTCATCGTGCCCATCTCCCCACCGGAGGAGCAGGCCATGCCCATTGGACGGATAGCAGGTGGGGACAATCCTGGAGAGATGCGTGTGgagtggagatggagggttgggaaggaggagggagatggggaaggagggagagtgatTCCAGTATTAGTGCAACGTTAAGACCTTAACGTTGGACACAGTAAGAGCCTTGACAACTCTGCTGTCTATATAAGATGTTCTTTGTCACCAGAAATGACTAGTCAGTCAGAATGTCCATAGGTCACCTACAGCAAGTGACCGTGATGTTTccgtggtgtgcgtgtgtgttccagactgCCGGCTGTTGTGGGACTATGTCTACCAGCTCCTCTCAGACACACGGTACGAGAACTACATCCGCTGGGAGGACCCAGAGACCAAAGTCTTCCGTATCATGGACCCCAATGGCCTGGCTCGGCTCTGGGGCAACCACAAGGTAACTTAGCAATGGGATACCGATGTAGACTAGTAACAGGTAACCAAAGTAACCCATCAAAGGTTAAACAAGGTAACCTAGCAACAGGTAACCAGGTTGAACCCGCAAAGGGTAAATAAGGTAACCTAGCTACTGGTAACCAAGCAATGGAGAAATAAGGTGACCAAGCAATGGGATACTATGGTAACCCAGCCAAGGGTAATAAGGTAATTAAATTAAAAGGTAACCTAGCAAAAGGTAACCACGGTAATGCAGCAAAGGGTATCCAAGGGAACCattgtaatttagcagacattcaTCTCTGACTTTTCCAAAACACGACTGGGCAGTGAGcactaaaaaaaaatattaatttgaGAATGTGTTTAACTACCTCACCCAGGAGCTGTTCCTACTGTTACCTTATATAAGGGTTGACATGCACATCAGGCCCAGCCAGAAACcaggagggtgggtgggagatTAACCTCTTAATCTCAATCTCTTGCGGTATTTCTTGTTACAGAATAGGACCAATATGACCTATGAGAAGATGTCTCGAGCACTGAGGCACTACTACAAACTGAACATCATCAGGAAAGAGCCTGGGCAGAGACTGCTCTTCAGGTAGGGGATCATACATAGCTGCCATAACTGTTCAGGATCATCACAACTCAACATGTCTGGTGataatatttgtgtgtataacaattatgtgtgtgtgtgtgtgtgtgtgtgtgtaggttcaTGAAAACCCCAGACGAGATTATGAGTGGACAAACTGACAGGCTGGAAAACTTGGAGTCTGACACGGACGATCAAATCTATATCAAAGAAGAATGCTGAGGGATTCTGGGTAAAGAAGTCCACCTGATTAAAACTACTGCAGCCGCTGATGCCTTCCAGAAGCAGCTCGAACAATCCTTTTCCAACCAAGAGAGCCTGGATCTGTCCTCTGTCCTATACCCAGGGAGGCCCCTTGGGGATTACCCCTTTCAAGATTGCCTTTAAGACTTTATAAGATTTTATTCTCctgccaaatgttttttttttttgaggagCAAATATATCTTGTCTTTTACAAGACATTTGAAACACATTCCTgtttgccctccctcccttccaatAAACAGCCAATCCAATCACGAGGAGCTCTTCATCCCTCTATTTGTtgattttctttctccctcataTGCATTAAACAAAGTTTTGCTATTTGTGCAAAATAAGAGGGGAGGGTCTGAAGCTAGAAACGTTTTCATGACAGAATAAACTTTTTTGATCAATTTGACTTTTATTTCTTATCGATTAGGAGGGTGGAAGCATCAATAGAAAAATACCTCGGCTGCTCTATTACATGGTCTTGTCAAAGCATGACGAAAGTATCCACATGGTGGCGGTGTTGCACTACTTGATGACGGAATACAGACGTGAACCCAGTGCCACAAATCTATCATGGGACACCATAGACACATAGATGGACAGAGTTATAAATCAACCATAAGTATCCCAATCTAGCTGCGAATGCAGTAGCTATATAATTTATATGACATTTAAATTGTTCAATACATTGGTGATTTTAGCCATCCCTTTGCGAAATTTTAGTTAGACTGAACAGTGCCAAAATTCAGGTGTAAAATATTTAGGATCAATCCAGCTCATTTTCGCATGGCTGCCAATTAATCATTGATACAGTAACGCCTTTCCAATAAAACCCTTATTAGTCAATATGATTTAAGCGGTAAAACTATGAGTTTCTATTGTCTGCAATGCCCATGTTATTTAGATAGCCTGGACTTGGATCTAACTATATGGAATAGTGCTTGTGTCCGCGCGCTCCAGCGTTCGGTGGGGTGTCTCTATGATAAATCAGTGCGCACGCTGTGCGTGAAGCTTCACTCTGAAGGAACGCCGTGGGGTACTGACTAGAGAAGCAACTAGAGAAAAGTCGGGACAATTTTACCTCGATTTGAACCTCATAATGCCATAATTCTGCGTGCCCGTCTCTCCGTTTTATTCTATACTCCGTCAAGACTGATAAAAGAAACTATTAAATCAAACCAACCAGGCTTTACAAGTAGACTGAGGGCACACGGGAGTGGTAGGACGACCGCGGAAACCGTCTATCAATAGTAGGGTGGGAATTATAAGGTGCATAATAAGTGCATAATAGTTTGGGGTGTTTCTAACATAAAGGACAGGATTTTAGTGTCTCGGAATATTTTTGACTTTTGTACCAACGGGGTTAGCTGTATTGGACCGGAGCAAGACAAACCTGAACCCCACGGATGTCGTTagttgacagacacacagctggaaTTTAGCAGCACCTATGGATTAACAAGCAACCGTAACACCTTTGGAGGGCGTGAGGAGCGCGGAGGGAGCGGATCAGCAGGTATGATGCACAACCTACAAATGTGAGATCTTTGCACTGAATCCACTTCAGAAACTAACAGGATGGATTGGCTCAATCACAAGAGGCGATTAACTTGTATGGCATTAATATTAAGACAGGCCTGAAATAATTACGGCGATAATGAGTAAGACCGCTTTAATCTTGATTTCGACCAGAGCCGCGCACAGCATGAGTTTAATTGCCAGTCAATCGCCCTCATCTAGGGAAAGCGCAGCTCTAGTGGAGCCGCTTACTGTATAGCCTACTGTCTTGATATCTTTACTGTTTAACCCGGGTTGTCTCCCTTAAGGAATAAACCATGTACAGAcaatttatttattaaaattGATTGGTTACTGCTAAAATGTAGCTTAATTTTGGAGATTTCAactttaataataatttaattgaAAGAATGTACCTATTGtccacaattgtgtttttgctCTATAGTTGCCTGTAACCTAAAAGTGCCTATCAAACAGAAAACAGTAGACTACATTATGTTTTTCACATTTTAATCATTTTGCAGATACCTTTGTCCAAAACGTTAAAAAAGTGTATaatgaaagtaggcctacagcagaatatcaaggatcagaagtgcatactATAGTTCTACATGAATTTGGTGACAAGTAAAAAAACAGTATAACCCATATAACAGATGAGAGTTCTCAAATACGTCAATATGATGTCAGAGTTGATTAAGGCTTCGGCATTCTCATAGACGTCAATATTCTCAGTGTCAGGCACTCACATGATGTGAGTCACATCACTTGGAATCTCTTGTCTTGATTCCTTGTCATCTGACCCTTTCAAAATGAAATGACATTTAAACGAGGGCCTATTAGAGTGCAAGATCACACAGATGCACCCACACCAGGATTGGAAGATTGCTGAAGACAAACTTCCCAGATCAGAAGGCAAAATCCTGTCTAATTGGCAGAGCCAGGTCTAGGACATGTTAGGCTCTTTCTCCCACCAGACTGGTCATACTGAAGGTGTCAACaaggtctgccccccccccccctcccccagcaacACGGCACTAGGCGCCAACTGTCTGACCAAGCCTGGAAAgggagagcttgtgtgtgtgtgtgtttgtgtgtaggttcatgagacacagagggagggacaagcCGCCAATGTCACCTCCCGGTCATGTCACATGCCTCCTCCATCATCCCCAGCTTCCCCATTGATCCAGGAGGTGACACCCAGGCCTCCTGTCCTTCTGCCCCTGcacagtctccctccctctggctgGGGGTCAGGGGAGTCGCCAGAGGATCTGGGCCTGGTTCTGGAGGGGCGGGACAGGTGGGGGACACTGAGCTAGTGTGGTATTGACCAGTGGTAGCCCATGAAAGACTGGTGATCAGTGGAGGGGTTTCATGAGGCGTATCCAAGTCCCCCATCCACCTCTCTGCCCGGGGCAGTCTGGCCTGGCGTCCTTtacatcagtggttctcaaccctggtcctcaagtaccccctgtcctacactttttagatatttccctgctccaacacacctgattcaaatgaatgggtcgttatctagttatgcagaagcctaacaaccattcatttgaattaggTGTGTTGAAGTAGGGAAACatataaaacatgcagggcagggggtcccgaggaccagggttgagaaccactgctttaCATCACAGACCTTTTTTCACGTATCCATTTGAGACACATTTAGTAAGTACAACACATGAAGAAGTCCGGGCCCTGTCGCCAGGTGACCAGAGCGTTGTCAGGAGACTTGGGTGGGGACTGGTGCAGGCATTGCCAATCATAAAATCCAATTTTCAAAGGTTTTTATTTTCTGAAATTCTCATAGCTGGTTGAAGGGACCCTTGAGGAGATGGTGTTGTGTCGTATTGACCAGTGCTAGCCCACGTAAGCCTGGTTATCACTACAGGTTCCTCTAGATCCCTATCCATGCTTGGGGCTCTCTGTGTTACTCCCCATTCTGGCCATctataatacatttaaaattgtattcattgaacagaaatacaaataaatagtcCATATAAAACTTTAGCACATAAAAAAGAACAAGAAGTGCAGAATTTGAAGTCGAACATCACATTGTCCTTTACAATGCACCTGGTCAGGGTCCATGCTACAGTTGGAGGACATCTGTCTTACTGGTGTGTGAACCACAGAGGCTTGCTTTTTCGCTGTTTAAGACTGGCAGTCTCAGAGGAAGGTAGACTGGTGCACTGACCGTGGATGGGCTGTATGACCAAGGAGCCAGCTAAAATGATAGCCACAAAAAGATCAAATGTGCTTTGTCTTGGAACCCTATCGATATATCCTCATGGAGCCAATTTGGTTCTAAATAGAACACGGTGTCCATACAAAACCTTTCGCAAGTAAACATTGGAACCCAAATTGATTCTACGATAACCAGAGATCTATCGGGAATCTATCTCAGAAGAGTCCTTCAAAGGCACATATGGAACTAAGTGACAGTCCTGTCTTTCTAAGGGTGTACGGTGTCTGCTGACGGTTCCTTGAGGGTCCCTCAGTCAATGAGACTCGCCCCCCAGAGGGTCAGGAGCTTTAGGTCTGTCCTGTCTTAGTGacaccaccccccaaaaaaaacatcacAATTTGTTTAGGAAATTGCTGTCTGAATGGCACCAACTGTGACTTTGATGTGAGTCAGAAGTGAGggctttccctcctcctcctccctctctcccccccaccccccacgccCCCACGCCCCacgcccctgcctccctctctcctattctTTTTGATCTTGCTCTTTTCAATTGACGTAAAACAAATTCAACAGCCACAGAATAAAGAGTAGGTGAGCGGAAAATGCCAGAACAACAGACCTTCACTCCAAAAATCTTCCTCAGACACCCATGCCCATACAtagaacctccccccccccactccacacacacctctcactctCCAAACAGTCTCCTTTCCTTGAAATGAACCCTCCCTTATATACAGACTGTAGCtcactctacctccctccctctctctctctctctctccctctctctctgtctgggtatCCCTCTTCCTCTATcgctaaccctctctctccttttctccttctccatcaTTATGTCTACCTGTTTGGAATGTTGGCTGCTGGCCTTGTTCTGATAGGCTCTTTCaggatacatgtgtgtgtgccaacaaATTTCGGAACAGCAACATGTCAACCAGCATTTTCCACAGAAGCTGAGAGGCTTTGTTCAACAGCTATTTAACAAAACATCCATGTGGGGTGGCACATACACCGGCACACGAGCACTCATGCTAGCACAtgttgacacacacagcaacatcaccacatgcacacacagagacacacatactcacacgcaccacacacacacacacacataccaccaccacacacacccacacctagTTAGAAGTCTTGTTTAGTCTCGTACGTTGTGTCTTCCACATTGTGCATTTCACTGTTTAATCTGACGCAAGCACAACTGGCTTTGGTTGGTTGCACACAAATCAACTCAGCACGATTGGGAGCTCACATTGTGAAACAGAAATGGATACTAAATTACCCAACGCTCCAAATAATTTCCTTATTGTCTTAACTCTGATTGGCCTGGAGTAAATCGAAATTGGTCGCTTATTGTAAGTCCTTCTGCTGGTTGGtgatcatgatgatgatgaccgTGGAGGGAGAAAGCTTGGGATGGTTCAGAGAGCTTTGTGTTAGAGGTTTATTACTGTTAATATTGACTAACTAACtgttatagatttttttttaaacacttcaTGCATCAAAACCTCTCCCTGCTCAAATCCTATTTTTATGCAAACCACTCAACTTTCTATATACTGCCCACAGCCTTTTCTTTCTCCAATCTTGCATATGTTTTCTCTCtatcgtcttt
This region includes:
- the etv6 gene encoding transcription factor ETV6 isoform X1, giving the protein MSESPSIPIKQERSSFSPSASPLPNSTSSPVHAPAARTASRMEDEPARLPAHLRLQPVFWNREDVSQWLRWAEREFALRPINSGSFQMNGKALLLLTKEDFRYRSPHSGDVLYELLQHILKQRKPHVSYPPAYFPGNSFHSLTEGALQQQKLEETVRRAPRGTEPLPQHPPTIELRHRSRSPLAPALRRSPPEHAHQRPAPEDPLHPLQASSQLPDSNHHLPEDLYPLSVSPAAPNGRCATPREAPCPGSPGAQDGPPPRVIQLMPSAIMHPLLLSPGRGGGAGDYRHGRGGPPPQLPHENGREGKGLPHHQISLVHQQQQHNLGHQEELFRNHHVIVPISPPEEQAMPIGRIADCRLLWDYVYQLLSDTRYENYIRWEDPETKVFRIMDPNGLARLWGNHKNRTNMTYEKMSRALRHYYKLNIIRKEPGQRLLFRFMKTPDEIMSGQTDRLENLESDTDDQIYIKEEC
- the etv6 gene encoding transcription factor ETV6 isoform X2 produces the protein MSESPSIPIKERSSFSPSASPLPNSTSSPVHAPAARTASRMEDEPARLPAHLRLQPVFWNREDVSQWLRWAEREFALRPINSGSFQMNGKALLLLTKEDFRYRSPHSGDVLYELLQHILKQRKPHVSYPPAYFPGNSFHSLTEGALQQQKLEETVRRAPRGTEPLPQHPPTIELRHRSRSPLAPALRRSPPEHAHQRPAPEDPLHPLQASSQLPDSNHHLPEDLYPLSVSPAAPNGRCATPREAPCPGSPGAQDGPPPRVIQLMPSAIMHPLLLSPGRGGGAGDYRHGRGGPPPQLPHENGREGKGLPHHQISLVHQQQQHNLGHQEELFRNHHVIVPISPPEEQAMPIGRIADCRLLWDYVYQLLSDTRYENYIRWEDPETKVFRIMDPNGLARLWGNHKNRTNMTYEKMSRALRHYYKLNIIRKEPGQRLLFRFMKTPDEIMSGQTDRLENLESDTDDQIYIKEEC